One genomic segment of Parus major isolate Abel chromosome 10, Parus_major1.1, whole genome shotgun sequence includes these proteins:
- the ADPGK gene encoding ADP-dependent glucokinase isoform X2 yields the protein MWQRSVCVGLLALALGYLCVLGPELPPAALRQLSASLLGTLRRARSLEARTVAAWQAAIVRPARGWARVAVGVNACVDVVLSGVKLLEALGLEPSDGKNHAVLSSGQDLREAFAHFMERGAAAERFFSDAEVFQDIARTASEHPEAQLYVGGNAALIGQKLATNPDLKILLCGPVGPKLHELLDDNVVVPPESMQERDEFHLILEYQAGEQWGRVRAPAANRFIFSHDLSNGALNMLEVFVSSLDEFQPDLVVLSGLHMMEGQSKEMRQRRLMEAVASISDIPTDIPIHLELASMTDQDFMSNIMHQVFPLVNSIGLNEQELLFLTQSASGPHASLASWSGVPDVGVVSDILFWILKEHGKAAERASDLTRIHFHTLAYHILVTVDGHWGNQAAAVAAGARAAGTQACATDTIDTSKVFLKAPLEFVTSHTEAPSKISLNPDEPVVRWHREGISFHFTPVLVCKDPVRTVGLGDAISAEGLLYSEVYPH from the exons ATGTGGCAGCGGTCGGTGTGCGTGGGCCTGCTGGCCCTGGCGCTGGGCTACCTGTGCGTGCTGGGCCCCGAGCTGCCCCCCGCGGCCTTGCGGCAGCTCTCGGCCTCGCTGCTGGGGACGCTGCGCCGCGCCCGATCGCTGGAGGCGCGCACGGTGGCGGCCTGGCAGGCGGCCATTGTCCGCCCCGCGCGCGGCTGGGCGCGCGTCGCCGTCGG TGTCAACGCCTGCGTGGACGTGGTTCTGTCCGGggtgaagctgctggaggcGCTGGGCCTGGAGCCCAGTGATGGCAAGAACCATGCAGTCCTGAGTTCTGGGCAGGACCTGAGGGAGGCTTTTGCCCACTTCATGGAGAGAGGGGCGGCTGCCGAGCGCTTCTTCAGCGATGCCGAGGTGTTCCAGGACATTGCACGGACGGCCTCGGAGCACCCCGAGGCACAG CTTTACGTGGGAGGAAATGCTGCTCTCATTGGGCAGAAGCTCGCAACAAATCCAGACCTGAAG atCCTCCTTTGTGGCCCTGTTGGTCCCAAACTCCATGAACTGCTCGATGACAATGTGGTTGTGCCACCTGAATCCATGCAGGAAAGAGATGAATTCCATCTTATCTTGGAATATCAAGCAG GTGAGCAGTGGGGCCGAGTGAGGGCACCCGCTGCCAACCGCTTCATCTTCTCCCACGACCTTTCCAATGGTGCCCTGAACATGCTGGAAGTGTTTGTGTCCAGCCTGGATGAATTCCAGCCAGACCTGGTGGTGCTCTCAGGACTTCACATGATGGAAGGGCAGAGCAAGGAGATGAGACAGAGACGACTCATGGAG GCTGTGGCCTCCATCTCCGATATCCCAACTGACATTCCCATACACCTGGAGTTGGCCAGTATGACTGATCAGGACTTTATGAGCAATATTATGCATCAg GTCTTTCCCCTGGTGAACTCCATCGGGCTGAAcgagcaggagctgctgttcctcacCCAGTCTGCTTCTGGTCCCCACGCTTCCCTGGCCTCCTGGAGCGGCGTTCCCGACGTGGGGGTGGTCAGCGACATCCTCTTCTGGATCCTGAAGGAGCACGGCAAGGCGGCGGAGCGCGCCTCGGACCTCACGCGGATCCACTTCCACACCCTGGCCTACCACATCCTGGTCACCGTGGACGGGCACTGGGGCAACCAGGCGGCAGCGGTGGCGGCCGGGGCCAGGGCCGCCGGCACCCAGGCCTGTGCCACCGACACCATCGACACCAGCAAGGTCTTCCTCAAAGCTCCTCTGGAGTTCGTCACCTCGCACACAGAGGCGCCGTCCAAAATCTCCCTCAATCCAGACGAGCCCGTGGTGcgctggcacagggagggaatCTCCTTCCACTTCACCCCCGTGCTGGTGTGCAAGGATCCCGTCCGGACCGTGGGGCTCGGGGATGCCATTTCGGCCGAGGGACTGCTCTATTCCGAGGTGTATCCTCACTAG
- the ADPGK gene encoding ADP-dependent glucokinase isoform X1, which produces MWQRSVCVGLLALALGYLCVLGPELPPAALRQLSASLLGTLRRARSLEARTVAAWQAAIVRPARGWARVAVGVNACVDVVLSGVKLLEALGLEPSDGKNHAVLSSGQDLREAFAHFMERGAAAERFFSDAEVFQDIARTASEHPEAQLYVGGNAALIGQKLATNPDLKILLCGPVGPKLHELLDDNVVVPPESMQERDEFHLILEYQAGEQWGRVRAPAANRFIFSHDLSNGALNMLEVFVSSLDEFQPDLVVLSGLHMMEGQSKEMRQRRLMEAVASISDIPTDIPIHLELASMTDQDFMSNIMHQQVFPLVNSIGLNEQELLFLTQSASGPHASLASWSGVPDVGVVSDILFWILKEHGKAAERASDLTRIHFHTLAYHILVTVDGHWGNQAAAVAAGARAAGTQACATDTIDTSKVFLKAPLEFVTSHTEAPSKISLNPDEPVVRWHREGISFHFTPVLVCKDPVRTVGLGDAISAEGLLYSEVYPH; this is translated from the exons ATGTGGCAGCGGTCGGTGTGCGTGGGCCTGCTGGCCCTGGCGCTGGGCTACCTGTGCGTGCTGGGCCCCGAGCTGCCCCCCGCGGCCTTGCGGCAGCTCTCGGCCTCGCTGCTGGGGACGCTGCGCCGCGCCCGATCGCTGGAGGCGCGCACGGTGGCGGCCTGGCAGGCGGCCATTGTCCGCCCCGCGCGCGGCTGGGCGCGCGTCGCCGTCGG TGTCAACGCCTGCGTGGACGTGGTTCTGTCCGGggtgaagctgctggaggcGCTGGGCCTGGAGCCCAGTGATGGCAAGAACCATGCAGTCCTGAGTTCTGGGCAGGACCTGAGGGAGGCTTTTGCCCACTTCATGGAGAGAGGGGCGGCTGCCGAGCGCTTCTTCAGCGATGCCGAGGTGTTCCAGGACATTGCACGGACGGCCTCGGAGCACCCCGAGGCACAG CTTTACGTGGGAGGAAATGCTGCTCTCATTGGGCAGAAGCTCGCAACAAATCCAGACCTGAAG atCCTCCTTTGTGGCCCTGTTGGTCCCAAACTCCATGAACTGCTCGATGACAATGTGGTTGTGCCACCTGAATCCATGCAGGAAAGAGATGAATTCCATCTTATCTTGGAATATCAAGCAG GTGAGCAGTGGGGCCGAGTGAGGGCACCCGCTGCCAACCGCTTCATCTTCTCCCACGACCTTTCCAATGGTGCCCTGAACATGCTGGAAGTGTTTGTGTCCAGCCTGGATGAATTCCAGCCAGACCTGGTGGTGCTCTCAGGACTTCACATGATGGAAGGGCAGAGCAAGGAGATGAGACAGAGACGACTCATGGAG GCTGTGGCCTCCATCTCCGATATCCCAACTGACATTCCCATACACCTGGAGTTGGCCAGTATGACTGATCAGGACTTTATGAGCAATATTATGCATCAg CAGGTCTTTCCCCTGGTGAACTCCATCGGGCTGAAcgagcaggagctgctgttcctcacCCAGTCTGCTTCTGGTCCCCACGCTTCCCTGGCCTCCTGGAGCGGCGTTCCCGACGTGGGGGTGGTCAGCGACATCCTCTTCTGGATCCTGAAGGAGCACGGCAAGGCGGCGGAGCGCGCCTCGGACCTCACGCGGATCCACTTCCACACCCTGGCCTACCACATCCTGGTCACCGTGGACGGGCACTGGGGCAACCAGGCGGCAGCGGTGGCGGCCGGGGCCAGGGCCGCCGGCACCCAGGCCTGTGCCACCGACACCATCGACACCAGCAAGGTCTTCCTCAAAGCTCCTCTGGAGTTCGTCACCTCGCACACAGAGGCGCCGTCCAAAATCTCCCTCAATCCAGACGAGCCCGTGGTGcgctggcacagggagggaatCTCCTTCCACTTCACCCCCGTGCTGGTGTGCAAGGATCCCGTCCGGACCGTGGGGCTCGGGGATGCCATTTCGGCCGAGGGACTGCTCTATTCCGAGGTGTATCCTCACTAG